The Vicia villosa cultivar HV-30 ecotype Madison, WI linkage group LG1, Vvil1.0, whole genome shotgun sequence genome includes a region encoding these proteins:
- the LOC131650320 gene encoding uncharacterized protein LOC131650320, protein MNNLSNDLRDELLGNGPIRDVSIVNGPKDTFGRHFSSSCYIRYCSNGEEQDRNWLVYSKELDRVYCFWCKLFGTSSKMNRLANEGFNDWKHIYERLKEHESSGAHMSFMSKWIDLQIRFKKNITIDKHLQELIRNEKRHWKDVLLRIVYVTRYLAEQNLAFHGKNERINVENNGNYLSLVEMIDEWDPVMQKHFEHIKNNEIHYHYLSHKIQNELINMLGNEVKSAIVEKIKEVKYFSVILDCTPDVSHQEQMTLIIRCVDVSTSPIKVEEFFVEFLKVYDTTGQGLFEELKNVLETLSLYINNVREQGYDNGSNMKGKHQGVQRKLLNINPRALYIPCGCHSLNLTLCDIANSCTKAKDFFGVLQHIYTVFSHSTKRWKILRDNVKGLTIKPLSQTRWESHVNNVYAIKSQTSDVREELLQLAEQDNDPKIKSEAESLATHGIGNFEFLYLKKYRESGFINAKASAEKIGNEMKIERVFIQKLLKGLDHYLIVT, encoded by the exons ATGAATAACCTTAGCAATGACTTAAGAGATGAATTACTAGGAAATGGTCCTATAAGAGATGTGTCAATTGTGAATGGTCCTAAAGATACTTTTGGTAGACATTTCTCATCATCATGTTATATCCGTTATTGTTCTAATGGAGAAGAGCAAGATAGGAATTGGCTTGTTTATTCAAAAGAATTGGATAGAGTTTACTGTTTTTGGTGTAAGTTATTTGGTACAAGTAGTAAAATGAATCGCTTAGCAAATGAAGGTTTTAATGATTGGAAACATATTTATGAAAGGCTTAAAGAACATGAATCAAGCGGTGCACACATGTCTTTCATGAGTAAATGGATTGACTTACAaattagatttaaaaaaaatataacaattgaTAAACATCTTCAAGAGCTTATAAGAAATGAAAAAAGACATTGGAAAGATGTATTACTTAGGATAGTTTATGTTACTAGATATCTAGCTGAGCAAAATTTAGCATttcatggaaaaaatgagaggattAATGTGGAAAACAATGGAAACTATCTTTCTCTTGTTGAAATGATTGATGAATGGGATCCTGTCATGcaaaaacattttgaacatattaaGAATAATGAAATTCATTATCATTATCTTAGTCATAAGATTCAAAATGAATTGATTAACATGTTAGGTAATGAAGTCAAAAGTGCAATAGTCGAAAAAATCAAAGAAGTAAAATATTTTTCTGTGATTCTTGATTGTACTCCTGATGTAAGTCATCAAGAACAAATGACTCTAATTATACGTTGTGTGGATGTTTCTACAAGTCCAATAAAAGTTGAAGAGTTTTTTGTAGAATTTTTGAAAGTCTATGACACAACAGGTCAAGGATTGTTTGAAGAATTAAAAAATGTATTAGAAACTCTTAGTCTATATATTAATAATGTGAGAGAACAAGGATATGATAATGGATCAAACATGAAAGGTAAACATCAAGGTGTACaaagaaaattattaaatattaacccTAGGGCATTATACATACCATGTGGTTGTCATAGCCTTAACTTGACACTTTGTGATATTGCAAATTCTTGTACTAAAGCTAAAGATTTTTTTGGAGTGTTACAACATATTTATACTGTATTTTCTCATTCGACAAAACGTTGGAAAATTCTTAGAGACAATGTGAAAGGTTTAACTATTAAACCATTGTCACAAACACGTTGGGAAAGTCATGTGAATAATGTATATGCAATTAAATCTCAAACTTCAGATGTAAGAGAAGAACTACTTCAACTAGCTGAACAAGATAATGATCCTAAAATTAAGAGTGAAGCCGAATCTTTAGCAACTCATGGAAttggaaactttgaattttta tatttgaaaaaatatagagaatctgGATTTATAAATGCTAAGGCTAGTGCTGAAAAGATTGGAAATGAAATGAAGATTGAAcgtgtgtttattcaaaaac tattgaaaggcttagatcattatctGATAGTGACTTGA
- the LOC131650329 gene encoding uncharacterized protein LOC131650329, with protein sequence MENNGRVCTICNKFFSNGKALGGHIKSHYSKLSIPPKPPLNSQAPEYSVGSTQHPNHFITTSCVSIANTRNNSIHNLRSLKRNCYYNLENFGRKHVFEFYPKNPTGKRSKCSRRQFNVAGEKEKNTQFSVAEEREENAQFNVAEENEESSQFQLVYDDFDMEAAKTLVIICAKEWQQIEEKYYQKKAKKL encoded by the coding sequence ATGGAGAATAATGGTCGAGTATGCACCATTTGTAATAAGTTCTTTTCTAATGGTAAGGCTTTGGGAGGCCACATAAAGTCTCACTATTCCAAATTGTCAATCCCTCCAAAACCTCCATTAAATAGCCAAGCTCCTGAATATTCAGTAGGGTCAACCCAACATCCAAATCACTTTATCACTACATCTTGTGTCTCAATTGCCAATACAAGAAATAACTCTATACACAATCTTAGATCTCTGAAAAGAAATTGTTATTACAACCTAGAAAACTTTGGTAGGAAACATGTGTTTGAGTTTTATCCAAAAAACCCAACTGGAAAAAGATCGAAATGCAGTCGTAGACAATTCAATGTGGctggagaaaaagaaaagaatacccAATTTAGTGTAGctgaagaaagagaagagaatgcACAATTTAATGTGgctgaagaaaatgaagagagtTCACAATTTCAATTAGTGTATGATGATTTTGATATGGAAGCTGCTAAAACATTGGTTATTATTTGTGCGAAAGAATGGCAACAAATCGAGGAGAAATACTATCAAAAGAAGGcaaaaaaattgtga